The Glycine soja cultivar W05 chromosome 9, ASM419377v2, whole genome shotgun sequence sequence aaagttaaaaactaacattttaaaaaatattatttcatgtagcattcaaaaaataatagctTCAGTCAATtatcttcttttatatataagataattGAGATACATAAATTCCACttagatattaaaatataatctaaaataataaaatgctcAATCAcaccaattaattaaattagtaatATTATACCGACAGTACAAATACGACTTAATTTCACAATGGACAGGGATGAGTCgacttaattatttataattaagcaAAACGTGAGAAGCTCGTTTATCATAAAAGTTGTCATaatatgtttatatttcttttcagTGTCACTTTCGAAATATGAAGCAGCCTTGCATCGAAGGTCCATGAGTTACACATTAGACTTCCATTTAATTGTTAATCACATTAGTACCTACAAACAATATGCACGGacttgataaaataaaacaaaacctattttattataaattgaaaagtgcgtatttgtattttaattgagGAAgtcatactatttttttttacgtttcaataaatttaacaattgattggtgaatatatttaaattacttagatattttaaaaatatttattcaagtaTTTATATCACAAAAGAAGTTGTAAATAAATTCATTCAATAGCTAATCTTAGAATACCGTTTTCATAATGAAGAAAAACACTATCTACTTCATTTCCAATAGTAATGCCatccttccaaaagccaaaGAGAGTGTATATATGTTGTCATGATGAGTGTACGATTAACGAATTTGTACTTTCTTGCCACTTGCGAAGCTCCTTATGCACATTTCATATTAGTGGGAGAGAGCCCTTCTTGTATTCAAACTTATTTCCTAATCGCATGACCACACACTTAAAAGGATGCTTGTGTTAATTATAACAAGTGTTATTATTGTGACACAAagctaaaattctattttattgttattgacAAATACTCAAGGAATGATAATTCCATGTTTTCAGTATTCAACGttgaaaaatgatatttttttaaataaaagtaatgGAGACATAGGATTGGATTGTCGGTGTCTCGggaattgaaattgaattttggcCATGCTGACAAGAAGAATAGCCCAATTCATGTGCAATGATGAGTAGTAATAGGGCAAATTCCTACAGTAGGTCAAATCATAATACTACTTAtaagttatatttaataaaattaattattagagtaatcgaaaatgataaaatgactTGAAAAACAatacatgatttatttaaaaaataataagtaaaaaatttgataaatatattaaaaataaaaatatatatataaaaattaaaagttaatattttaaaaaaatattatttcaaggaaccttttaatagtattttttaaaatgctaaaaattataaaaaaaattatttaacaaacattcaaatgaattttttaactaataaaaaaaattaactaaaataacttACAGCATAGCCGTACACGTGAGTACTATAGTAGTATCCAATGTTCTTGTACATTAACTAAAATAACTTACCAAAACAACTTGGTTCATGATTGATTTTCCGTCAGAACTTGGGAAAATTTGACCTGATGTTAAATTTTCTCTTTCTATGTTTTCCTCTAAaaatgtgtgtaataattttgtgTATAAAATCTCATGCCtataatagataataaaatatcatatatcttttttttttttttgaactatcATATAACTAATCATCACAATAcaaacacaatatatatatatatatatatatatatatatatatatgctaataatgtaaatattttctacattatcattcaatccaaaacatttataataaattttaaaatttgtaacaagAACAATTTCTGATTGattaataagataaaatcttTAACACCGACAATTCATGTATATTAAATTCAACATAGAAACGACAGAAGAAAACCACTAATTTATATAGTACAACAATTCAtccaaaactgaaaaaaaacattaaaaaatcagTAAGTAGTCACTGACGGATTTCAGACAAATATCAAGCAGGCATAATCAAAGACTCATGATCATCTGTTCGAAAAGTTGCAAAACTTTTTTAAGAAGTGAATAACTTACAAACACCTAAAACACAATAATTACAGGATTGACGTACAATCTTTATACTTTCGTATTACAAGTGATAGATAAATTTGTCACTGCTTCTGTCGTTGTATATTTCATGGTTGCAAATTGCAATGTTAACATAATCCAAAAACAAGCTTTGGTAGGGTTGCAATTAGTGATTCGGGTACCAAAACATGCCTTTTATGCCCTCTGGGTCAGCTTCAAAGCCTAAATTGCGATAAAATTCCACAACTGCATTCAACGTACAAAAAAGCAAACATGAGACTCCAAGCAGCCAACCAACCAAACTACCTTCCTACCTTGGATGGAATTAGGCAATCAATATAAGCAGCCAATGCTGTGGCATTTAGTTAGACCAAAAGAATAGCATTGGTCAAGAATGAAGACAATGATAGTGAAAGAAGAATATTGTTAAGTTACATGGATAAGAATATTCCTAAATGAAGGCTCTATAATGTGGCCCTTAAAATTTAGGGTAATCTATGTTTTTATCCCTAATaaatgtttgaattttattttgcatcgagtcattaataaaataacaattttatttttggttcttcacacatttttttaatccctTATAAATAAGCAAAGTTTGTGTTTGTtccctgtaaaaaaaaaatcatttgttattagtctttttcaaaggaacaaacacaaaattattaatttatcagggactaaaaaaatgctaaggaccaaaaacaaaattttgttatatcagggagcaaaaacaaagaaaaaatttctTAGGGATCAAATGCAAAATTCAAGTATTTATTAGAGAtcacaaacatattttagcctAAAATTTATGACACTGCTTTGTATCCACTAAAACCAAACCATAGAAAGCATGACACAAGCCCACAAAATAACAAAGAACTTTTGACAGACTTCTGTAATTAACATCAATGATACTATGCATAAAGGCTGCCAATATTGTTGTACCTTGACTATCTGCAAACAGAGTTATATTGCCAATGTCCCTTTGCAGAAGAGTTCGAATCAGTTTCTCTATAAGAGCTTTACCAAGACCTTGGCCCTATACaataaaaacaacatcaatAAGCAGTACTCCAGCTTATATAGGCTAATTTGGACTCATCTTATAACAGAAGCACTTGTATATGTGTTTGGGTCCTTTGGGAGAGCTTATTAAAATAGCTTATGATATGTCCATAAgcttatttcaaattatttcaaTAAGCTCTCTAGAATAgcttatataaaaatagtttaaccCTAATTTTCCTTCAATTATGAAAACagcttatattatataataagtaTTTATTCAATAAGACCTTGATTAAATTGTTTATCCAATTTAAGCTTACATTGGAACAGGACAAAAGGACCACTCAAGCCCAAGAACTATTTGGCAGAAATGCAAAATGCTTGAATACACTGCCATATGCATTTTACAATTCATCCAATGAAATCAGAGATTCAAGCATGAAGTAGCTTCTTCTATAGCTAAGGTTTAATTGGAGGGAAGACTCGGAAAGGAGAAAATTTCTGCAGAGTTTATATTAGAACTAATGTTCAGAATTGATAGGACAGAAAGGTAAAAGGGTACTTGTGGGGAGAATAAAGAGGATTAAGTAGTTAATAGCAGTTAGTTAGAGGGGGAAAGATATATACGTAAATAGAAGGATGTGAGGGAAGAGACATCATTCAGAATTGTTAACATCTGGGAATCAAGCATGAGCCCAGTTGTGAAAGGGGAAACTGTTGGAGGatagatttttttcatttttctgttcATTTTCAGTCAAgcaataaaatcattattttcttttctccatTTTCAATTAGGGGGTACCTAACAAGGATGGGAAAATTTTGGAAACAAGCCACAAGCTATTGCTTTCAAAGGAGATTTTAAGTGGTAAGAAAAAGGTTTAAATCctaaataatcataaaaaagggaaaagggaggAGTGTTCCATTGCAAATTCCCCAAACTGTGGGTATGATGAATGAATAATTGAGTTTGAGTGGTATGGAGAGATTTAGGTTCCCTTAACCATTCCACTCCAGTTATGCTCCTCTTTTACCAATCACTCCATCTATTGAAATATAGCCTAAATTTAAGTGCCTTTACTTCCCCCAGCACTCGGCACACTTCAAagaatataattgaaaatatgtTGTTCACAGAGCATAAATATTGACATGGTACACTTTCTTTGGCCATAAACGTTGCTTAATTTTTACATCACAAGCTCAAATGGACACTGAAAAAATAGATGCATCAAGTAACACATGCACCCTACAAAAGAAGACAGGCTGCCAATTCATTTCTAATTCAATCTTTACCATGATTATTACAttagactaaaatatataatacatgAACTTGAGACTTAGGACAATGCATATTCCACTTTTGGTGGTTAACTTTTTCAGTAACCGGCAACAGAATCCATGTTTGGTAACAGAAAATACCTGGTAGCCAGGATCAACTAGGACATCCCAAATTGTGGCATTGAAGGCATGGTCAGACGTAGCACGGGCCATGCCAATTAATCTCTTCTGTTCATTCCCCTCTGTTAAATAACTTCGCCAAGTACACTAAGATGTTCATCAAATAGGTTTAGATAGctataagaataaataaaaagcttTAACAGCCAACTAATTAATTTAGACAGAGGACACAGCAAGATGTCATACTACTTTTACCTGACCCAGGTGACTTTCTTATAGAATGCAGTGAGGCCACTATATAGCTATTTTTCAAAGCGGCAGCTAATTTTGACAATGGTCTACGTGGCCACCCTACCTGTCAGAGAGATTAACTATTCGTTATGCCAAAGATGTGCTGCTAGATAAAACAACAAAGTTTCAGCACTcaagttttatttataaaaaatatacacagGATCTGTAAATTATCATGTTAAAAATTGCACTCACTGAAGGTGTATTTAAGGAAATTATACTGAAGGAAACTAATGTCATGAATAATGtatattggtaaaaaaaaatcctagtaTTTACAAACTAAAATAATGATCTAGAAATTGATCAatctacattaaaaaaaaaatgttggaaaTAGAAGTATGAAAGAAATAAGTCCTTGATATTGTTACACAAGTTCCTCTGATACGATTTGAATGTATGGATTTCTGCAGAAAAGTAATTTCAAAACTAGCATACACCCAATCGCCGCCTTACAATAGAAAATAAACATCAACACACAACATAACGACACATTAGATACACACCTTGTCACAGAGGGCTTGAagatcataaacatcaacatctCCACCTGAAGAGAATATTATTTGCTCAATTGTACCATCGGGTTCTGTCTTTTCCACAAGAACAAACTCTTGAGGCAGAGGTTCTTCGTCTTCTTCATCTGCAGAGGGTGGATCAATGACTTGCATGGAGTTATTCTTCATCAACCTGAAAGGGGAAACAAGCCATTAAGTCAAGTATATTTAGAAGATAATACACGAATCATCATATATGCTGCTGCATTGTATGCAGGCTGTCTTGGAAATCTTGGAGTTCAATACCAGGGAACTTGTACAATATACTAATCAAAGGGAAAATATCTATATgtataaaatttgtgaaaacAGTAGCTCCCAAAGCAACAAAGTACATGTTTGGAAACACTTAATTTTAGGGAAATACTAACTAATGTACCCCAGTGCCCGGAGGTGCCTCACTATGCGAAAGTAGGGTCATTGTACGTAGCCTTagccttgcatatgcaaagaggctgtttctggatttgaacccatgaccaaccGGTGTACCAGGCTGTGGCAGACCTACACTATGGTGAGGGTGTGCACTTGCAccccctcattttttaaaattcaatgataaattttcttttaaattaaaaattgtaaataaaatcttagatttttgtattttatttcatatacatTTATATAGTTGAACccactgattttattttttataatttgcctCCACCAACTTAGGGTCTTGGGTCCGCCACTCGTACTAAGGCTTGCCCTcacttttttttagagaaataatGGCTCATTTTTCAAAATCTCTCTCAAGAAGTTGACAAAACTACatgattttttcttcaaaataatgTGAAGCAAATGCACACAAaatcatatgaaaaatataagatCCACCCAAGCAAGTTGAAGGAATAATCACTCCAGGTGGTTAACAGCCATTTTTGGCTTAGGaaatgttttctgttttcactcATTAATCGAAATTCTAAAGTTTATACATGAAAAAGTGCAAACAcggtaaaaacaataaaaagttattttcactGCTTTCTATACAAATTTCTTAAAACAAGAAATAaggtgaaaataaaatgaaaaaaaaaacattttcttaaaacaaaCCACCATTCCTACACagtcaaaacatttcaaaataaggCACAAAGTGGCCAATTTCCTGTGAATATGCATAAGATTTGTACAATACAAGTCTAGTGAGCTGAAAATTGAAAGTACCCAGATTTAATTGATTCCCAAAATCCAGCCTTGAGCTGGAAAGACTTGAACTTTCTGGTTCCTGCAACCAACAGAGAAAGCATTGCAGTAAACAAATTATGATAAGAAATGAAGACAAGGGAAGAAGTCAAAGACAGTGAGAGTGTGTCTACCTGTTGTAGCAAAGGAGTAACTAAGATTGGAAGGAACTAACAATTGGGTTTGAGTAGACAGTGGATAATTGGCATGAAATGGAACAACTGAGAACCTGAAACAACACAAACACAtgtaaaagtaataataatcaATACTAAAAGTAAGCATGAGAAAAAGAGTTGTACAGTTATAGGAGATACACAAAGATAACTCACGAAGAAGAGATAGCATTGAGATTGAAGGTTAGCATTTTGAGAATGTGAGAGAGATGATGCGTGTCAGTGTTGTCCACCCAACACTCAGAGATAGTTATCAGTTGATGACTGATGATGCATGTatgtagatgaagatgatgatgatggtatgCGTTGCGTATCTCGCTCCCCAACCACATTTTCTCGTTCTTACCTTCTCAAACTGGGCTTCAACTTGGGCTATTCACGCCTTCTTTTTGCTCTTCACACcttcacttttttttgttatttatatttctaaaatacccCTTTTCCCACTCACACCTTCACCATCCTCCTCTCCATGCAACTTCCCCAACTCCTGTATGGATTCTGTACttcctcttaagtaaaaaaagaaactttattTCTATCGGTGCCAGCACAAAATGcatgaaaagtaaaaatttgAGAGTCACAGACAATGTTGTAGACAATCTACACATTTCCTCACATTTGTCCCTCTTTTATTCTCTCCAAAGCTATCTCAAACAATCTTGATCTACCATTATTTTGCTGTTTATAATAGTGTTTCACTATAATGTTATGTGTTGTTGTAGATCACACCTCATGTTATTTATAATATGGAAAAGAGAACCAATATTGATTACAAGTGTCATATACATTGTATAATTGATGAAGTCAATCATGGAAGTATCTTGAAATGCAGTGTCATGTGGAAGAAAACGCTCAATCACGAGtaaatttgatgaaaaacaTGGTCTTGTGTAAACAAGTTTAAAGAATAATGAATATGGATGAAGATGAGAGTTCAAAATtaggattaaaataataataataataataataataataataataataataataatactaataataataataataatagggtaaaaatagtatttaaaaataaaaaacatggaGGTGTAAAAATAGGGCTTAAAAGGGTATGGttggtaatttaaaaaatataaacataaggAAGGGGTGTAAAAATAGGGCTTAAAAGGGTATGGttggtaatttaaaaaatataaacataaggAAGGGGTGTAAAAATAGGACTTAAAAGGGTATGATTGTTAAAATATAGTTTCAGAAATATTACATGTTGTTTTGTAAAGAAGTTTccaaaattgtatattttgttaATACATAGTTCTGAAAATTACTTTCCAGAGTTGATATTTGTTGTTATGAAAAGTATTTTATGTAACtatgttttaacaaataaaatggtaTAATTGACAATAAGAAAAACAGTAGGGTACGTGGGGTGTATATAGCAAGTGCCACACTTTAGTTTTGTGTTCCTCGCTGGCCCAATGAGAGGAAATCCACTGGAACAAGTCTACGAAGATAGAAACCCTGCCTTCCTCTAAGCTCCTAAGTAATGGACGGTGATAGATTAGGTGCAAGGATTCTATCACTAAATTCAGTAAGAAAACTAAGAGATAATTAAAATTGGAAAAGAATGTGTAAATTTTGCCCTTTGGAGTGTATCTTTTTTTGGGGGGTGTGTGTTGTTCTATTGCATAAAGGTATAGCATAAGTgtgatattatttgaatttcagTTGAGagaatttaaaagtatttttattaataaatcttTCTTTCTACCATTTCATGTATTGGAATTTAGAACTGTATATTGTAATTTATCTAAATATAGCCTTAATCATTTTGATCCCATAATACTTGCTGGTGGTTGCTTGATTTTTAAGACACTTGTTAAGGTATGTCGCAGGTGCATGATGATGCGCTTTTGGACTCATGTGAACTAGGGTTTGAAAACTATTAGATTCTCCTTTAATTAGGATAGATGCAGTTCATGATAATTGAGCTGTTTAGGTATATAAGACGTGCCCATAACATTTTTGTAAGGTTAGAATTTTActtcataacattttttttggaaaataatttcgTTATTGAAAAATGATTATACTTGTCTTGAAGCTAAATAAAGTATTAATGGTTAAATTATAAAAGGTCACGCACAAATTAAGGAGAACTTTGATATAAAATAGAAACAGGATGTTAATAATATCGTATTAGACGCCAGATCAGGAAGGAGTATACTTGTTTCTTCGTACAGTTGCCGTGCCATATACTATTATTT is a genomic window containing:
- the LOC114425700 gene encoding serotonin N-acetyltransferase 1, chloroplastic-like, coding for MLTFNLNAISSSFSVVPFHANYPLSTQTQLLVPSNLSYSFATTGTRKFKSFQLKAGFWESIKSGLMKNNSMQVIDPPSADEEDEEPLPQEFVLVEKTEPDGTIEQIIFSSGGDVDVYDLQALCDKVGWPRRPLSKLAAALKNSYIVASLHSIRKSPGSEGNEQKRLIGMARATSDHAFNATIWDVLVDPGYQGQGLGKALIEKLIRTLLQRDIGNITLFADSQVVEFYRNLGFEADPEGIKGMFWYPNH